In the genome of Oscarella lobularis chromosome 1, ooOscLobu1.1, whole genome shotgun sequence, one region contains:
- the LOC136197836 gene encoding lecithin retinol acyltransferase-like — translation MERFQAGDHLTVPLASSRIGTHHGIYVGDGKVIHFTGFDAKTARLVEQTLEEFSLGRRISVVSYASKRCQANSVVVRTARKYLEQADTYPPYDVLDNNCEHFATMCKTGRRESAQASLLEGVVDLASTAYCGKDNTDGAKAVAYVAKKALSFFMNNSS, via the coding sequence ATGGAGCGCTTTCAAGCAGGAGATCATCTCACCGTTCCTTTAGCCTCGTCGAGAATCGGAACTCACCACGGCATCtacgtcggcgacggaaaaGTGATCCACTTCACCGgcttcgacgcgaaaacggcgaGACTCGTCGAGCAGACGTTGGAAGAGTTCTCGTTGGGACGTCGCATTTCCGTCGTTTCTTACGCCTCAAAACGGTGTCAAGCAAATTCAGTGGTCGTTCGAACGGCGAGAAAATACCTGGAACAGGCCGACACTTATCCTCCCTACGACGTCCTCGACAACAACTGCGAACACTTTGCGACTATGTGCAAGACGGGGCGTCGCGAGTCCGCTCAAGCCAGTCTCTTAGAGGGCGTGGTGGACTTGGCCAGTACCGCCTACTGCGGCAAGGACAATACAGACGGAGCTAAGGCTGTTGCTTATGTTGCAAAGAAAGCACTGTCTTTCTTTATGAACAACTCATCCTAG
- the LOC136185746 gene encoding protein dispatched homolog 1-like: MKYQGYSEFVARFPSIMMAIVFAFILTTTIVGLLTNDLPDFADPTKGFEARGTPIRKRSRTIGHLHGSASLSTRQRRDDNNNNNNNNNNNNFDSNFVKDVVVGFEGDDLLQLDSIKTICEISTETIHSFPEFDSACPGTRDGTCEPDVSIGNLLVYMTGRRDCNSLQPSDLAELKRRLVTCAPYYVNSTLTNDCQYMYTPCPFVPRECSESGYVFTLFEYLIDLDFTEAVARCPNCALPALRYTLLFPQIQSNYLLDLYHDRLESPIRRGSVALVGIDFDIAFDVFQERLLSDVVYPALSVAIVFLVMWIYTSSLFITTLSIIAFVASLGVAYFFYMTVFRVSFFAFLNVIAIVIALGVGSDDVFVYIDVWRQTKRRHPNASTAKRVAMTLRHAALSMFVTSFTTATAFISNIVSPITSVKCFGLYAGTAILVNYVFMITWLPAVVVFYEKYIESRCSVKRFVGTCYERLTEYLSIPFQKWIPTLVTKFKWPLLVVLTALAVGMSMAVFVKPRLQLPTSSSWQLFRTSDILSRYEFDMKSHFAFNGLRDPPEPADGMYLTFVFGVKAEDPGNHMVPLDDDSDSNFHLTFTQPSLSLISPAGQMWLERFCGDLKNQSFVYEYPLSSDADCFIRSVGDFFAFLNTTESCDAYVAVQASYVKETSRRCCAVGTLPTDADTFAYCLRHWSIAIASPIGAASGLTYPDDRLYFDDEGNLKAIEVTIRSTLDNARAYVDMNRDWNRVENWLDAISESAPSELRHGWFTGYFAFYDLQKSLNFGTLVSMGLSVGLSFVVLLITTFNVVISLYAVVTIAATLLSTVGTLVLLGWQLNILESVAMSIAVGLSVDFTVHYGVAYRVCPDERRRERTLFSVTHMGPAVTMAALTTFVAGAMMMPSRILAYTQLGTFLMLIMFFSWLYANFFFQPLCSLIGPQRTFGQLSVPSSLAFLDCYRAAAMDEVVSENDGAAAAKEENKTPVSFETCIW; this comes from the exons ATGAAATACCAGGGGTATTCTGAGTTCGTTGCTCGCTTTCCGAGCATTATGATGGCAATCGTCTTTGCCTTCATCCTCACAACGACCATCGTCGGTCTCCTTACCAACGATCTGCCGGACTTCGCCGATCCTACGAAG GGATTTGAAGCGAGAGGTACCCCCatcagaaaacgaagccgaaCGATCGGACATCTACACGGGAGCGCATCGCTTTCAACTCGgcagcgacgcgacgacaacaacaacaacaacaacaacaacaacaacaacaacttCGACAGCAACTTTGTCAAAGACGTTGTCGTCGGcttcgaaggcgacgatctCCTCCAACTCGACTCCATCAAAACGATCTGCGAAATCTCGACGGAAACCATACATTCGTTTCCGGAATTCGACAGCGCGTGTCCAGGCACGCGCGACGGCACGTGCGAACCGGACGTTTCCATTGGCAACCTACTCGTCTACATGACCGGCCGCAGAGATTGCAATTCACTTCAGCCGAGCGACTTGGCCGAACTCAAACGTCGACTCGTCACCTGCGCTCCGTATTACGTCAATAGCACGCTAACGAACGACTGTCAGTACATGTACACCCCTTGTCCCTTCGTGCCTCGCGAGTGCTCCGAATCCGGATACGTATTCACTCTATTCGAGTATCTCATCGACTTGGACTTTACAGAAGCAGTCGCACGTTGCCCAAACTGCGCTCTTCCCGCTCTCCGCTACACCCTTCTCTTTCCTCAAATCCAATCCAACTACTTACTCGATCTCTACCACGATCGACTGGAGTCGCCTATTCGTCGTGGCTCAGTCGCACTCGTCGGCATCGACTTCGAcatcgccttcgacgtcttccaaGAACGTCTActcagcgacgtcgtctatcCGGCTCTCTCCGTCGCCATTGTATTTCTCGTTATGTGGATTTacacgtcgtcgcttttcatCACGACTCTCTCGATcatcgccttcgtcgcctCGCTCGGCGTCGCCTACTTTTTCTACATGACCGTCTTTCGcgtctccttcttcgcctttctcaACGTCATCGCCATCGTCATTGCACTCGGTGTCGgctccgacgacgtctttgtctACATCGACGTATGGCGAcagacgaagcgacgtcatccgaacgcgtcgacggcgaaacgcgTTGCCATGACGCTGCGTCACGCCGCTCTGTCCATGTTTGTGACGAGTttcacgacggcgacggcgtttattTCGAATATCGTCTCGCCTATAACGTCGGTTAAATGCTTTGGTCTCTATGCTGGTACGGCGATTCTCGTCAATTACGTTTTTATGATCACGTGGCTgcccgccgtcgtcgttttctacGAGAAGTACATTGAGTCGCGTTGTAGCGTGAAACGTTTCGTGGGCACGTGTTATGAACGATTAACGGAGTATTTATCTATTCCCTTTCAGAAGTGGATACCGACGCTCGTCACGAAGTTCAAGTGGCCGCTTCTCGTCGTATTGACAGCGCTCGCCGTCGGCATGTCAATGGCCGTCTTCGTTAAACCGCGACTTCAATTGCCGACGAGTAGCAGTTGGCAATTGTTTCGAACGTCCGATATATTGTCGCGCTACGAGTTCGACATGAAGTCGCATTTTGCCTTCAACGGTCTCCGTGATCCGCCCGAACCCGCCGACGGCATGTACCTCACTTTCGTTTTTGGCGTGAAAGCTGAAGATCCAGGCAATCACATGGTTCCACTCGACGATGATTCCGATTCGAACTTTCACCTCACGTTCACTCAACCGTCGTTGAGTTTGATCTCGCCGGCGGGGCAAATGTGGCTTGAGCGTTTTTGCGGcgacctaaaaaatcaatcattcGTCTATGAATATCCGTTGTCGTCGGACGCCGACTGTTTCATACGCTCGGTCGgcgacttcttcgcttttttgaaTACGACCGAATCGTGCGACGCCTACGTCGCCGTCCAAGCGTCGTACGTCAAAGAGACGAGTCGTCGATGCTGCGCCGTCGGGACTCTGCCGACGGACGCCGATACGTTTGCCTATTGCTTGCGACACTGGTCGATAGCGATAGCGTCGCCAATCGGCGCCGCCTCAGGATTGACGTATCCGGACGATCGTCTctatttcgacgacgagggcaATCTCAAAGCGATCGAAGTCACGATTCGTTCGACGCTCGACAACGCGCGCGCCTACGTCGACATGAATCGCGACTGGAATCGCGTTGAGAATTGGCTCGACGCGATATCCGAGTCGGCGCCGTCCGAGCTGCGTCACGGCTGGTTCACCGGCTACTTCGCCTTCTACGATTTGCAGAAGAGTCTCAATTTCGGCACGCTCGTCTCCATGGGTCTCTCCGTCGGTCTCTCCTTCGTCGTGCTTCTTATCACGACGTTCAATGTCGTTATTAGTCTGTACGCCGTTGTCACGATCGCTGCAACGCTCCTGTCGACCGTCGGCACGCTCGTCCTTCTCGGCTGGCAATTGAATATTCTCGAATCGGTCGCCATGTCGATTGCCGTCGGTTTGTCGGTCGATTTCACCGTTCATTACGGCGTCGCTTATCGAGTTTGTcccgacgagcgacggcgcgaGCGCACGCTGTTTTCCGTCACGCACATGGGTCCCGCCGTCACGATGGCCgctttgacgacgttcgttGCCGGTGCTATGATGATGCCATCGCGAATTCTCGCGTATACGCAGCTTGGCACTTTTCTCATGCTGATCATGTTCTTCAGTTGGCTCTacgcgaattttttctttcagccGCTCTGTTCTCTGATTGGGCCCCAGCGGACGTTCGGGCAGTTGAGTGTGCCATCATCGTTGGCGTTTTTGGACTGTTATCGAGCCGCTGCTATGGACGAAGTGGTAAGCGAAAATGACGgcgccgcggcggcgaaggaaGAGAACAAGACGCCAGTCTCTTTCGAGACGTGCATTTGGTAG
- the LOC136185757 gene encoding uncharacterized protein, translating to MRKTCRSDSRPFDVTNYSSVASLLDRLPKSTRRRQRLRSESDATIANAVRDGVEEFLEIARPDERPRASSLFDRNERDNPYEWILDPESCDFYEAAKLKALLLRNAAHRGASDVCELLLRHGATPDSPEGGGQTAVHLAAIGGHVPVLDVFRRIDVSLCRLDGEGRTPVSHAVANGHAYSVYWLLKNGAELDKSALKELQQCSVDSPVRDAIAAFQKGEPLCDRKPVTVADTSRASRGDEKMKEELQATRETNEQLQLKVKELTHENVAIKGKMAGLQMEKKRNEDSWQEQLERKQKECDDLKEKVSSLQAEIDSLKANQENEKLDALMSNRNVIEMKYLDNFLEVEWLSRQLARRDSVHAEGSFEATQQNLFLSLAKKMGHPWKLAGVALHIDDAALDNIEFQHRFCLKACAYAMLQTWSRSQGKRASDSQLIDAFRVIDRGDLIDLIKAQEEGEV from the exons ATGAGGAAGACCTGTCGTAGTGACAGCCGCCCATTCGATGTAACAAACTACTCTTCCGTCGCTTCTTTACTCGATCGACTCccgaagtcgacgagacgacgtcagcgACTGCGATCGgaaagcgacgcgacgattgCCAACGCTGTCCGGGACGGAGTCGAAGAATTTCTCGAAATAGCGCGCCCCGACGAACGACCGCGAGCGTCTAGTCTCTTCGATCGGAACGAGAGAGACAATCCGTACGAGTGGATCCTCGATCCGGAATCGTGCGACTTTTACGAGGCGGCCAAACTGAAAGCTTTGCTCCTTCGCAACGCGGCGCATCGCGGAGCGAGCGACGTGTGCGAGCTTTTGCTGCGCCACGGCGCGACTCCCGATTCTCCCGAAGGCGGCGGCCAAACGGCCGTTCACCTCGCCGCCATCGGCGGTCACGTCCCCGTTCTCGatgtttttcgtcgaatcgacgtttcTCTGTGCCGACTCGATGGAGAGGGTCGCACTCCCGTTTCCCATGCAGTGGCCAATGGGCACGCCTATAGCGTTTACTGGCTGCTCAAGAACGGCGCCGAGCTGGACAAGAGCGCTCTAAAAGAACTGCAACAGTGTTCCGTGGACAGTCCGGTTCGTGATGCTATTGCTGCTTTTCAGAAAg GCGAGCCCCTGTGTGATAGGAAACCTGTCACAGTCGCCGATACTTCTCGGGCTAGTCGTGGCGATGAGAAGATGAAAGAGGAG CTCCAAGCCACCAGGGAAACCAACGAGCAACTACAACTGAAG GTCAAGGAGCTTACACACGAAAACGTAGCCATAAAAGGCAAAATGGCAGGACTTCAgatggaaaagaaaagaaacgaagacagTTGGCAGGAACAATTAGAGAGAAAGCAGAAGGAATGCGATGATCTAAAAGAGAAGGTTTCCTCTCTTCAGGCAGAG ATTGACTCTCTGAAAGCCAATCAAGAGAACGAGAAATTGGATGCTCTGATGTCAAATCGGAATGTCATTGAAATGAAATATTTGGACAATTTTCTTGAGGTGGAGTGGCTCTCAAGACAG CTCGCTAGGAGAGACAGCGTGCATGCGGAGGGATCATTCGAAGCCACGCAGCAGAACTTGTTTCTCTCGCTTGCCAAGAAGATGGGTCATCCTTGGAAGCTCGCTGGAGTTGCTTTGCATATCGACGACGCTGCTTTGGATAACATCGAATTTCAACATCGATTTTGCCTGAAGGCTTGCGCGTACGCGATGCTTCAAACGTGGAGCCGCAGTCAAGGCAAAAGAGCATCAGATAGTCAGCTCATCGACGCATTCAGGGTGATAGATAGAGGAGACTTGATCGATTTGATCAAGGCGCAAGAGGAAGGTGAGGTCTGA